The following are encoded together in the Bacillus sp. NP157 genome:
- a CDS encoding Hsp70 family protein, protein MRIGIDFGTSYSAAAAIVDGQLQLVRFGDERQFRTAVFFPEVVPDFDDFVLTPVLEAEVDAIVRSTRADERRTGRSPRAERDVRRDAIRIVRRQWMEERIREASSSVASFQDALFGEEAVEAYLEEGTGNLIESPKSMFGFKLDSRVRKTIVSIAAHILEHVRLVATRQFGTPVREAVIGRPVEFRSSMGPAGGDQALGILREAAGVAGFDAVSFLEEPAAAAMHYHLSLAERQRALIVDIGGGTTDVAYAELGAGEAPVMHRSWGLPRGGTDLDVGMSLHSFMPLFGKDVSGVPVHHFVEAASVHNLPKQREFRRQDYKMVDEPFASRLRALQGTGATTRLNQSAERMKIELSGAGEASAALDFIEPGLASAAVSADFDAASEDFLDRMARLLATAGTDIAADAPTSIFLTGGTSRSPQVRARVAASFPGIPVVHGDPSLGVVSGLAQAAILPVLSNVSERS, encoded by the coding sequence CTTCCCAGAGGTGGTCCCGGACTTCGACGACTTCGTCCTGACCCCCGTGCTCGAGGCCGAGGTGGACGCGATCGTGCGCAGCACCCGCGCCGACGAGCGCCGCACGGGACGCAGCCCGCGCGCCGAGCGCGACGTGCGCCGGGACGCGATCCGGATCGTCCGCCGCCAGTGGATGGAGGAGCGGATCCGCGAGGCTTCCTCGTCGGTGGCCAGCTTCCAGGACGCCCTGTTCGGCGAGGAAGCCGTCGAGGCCTACCTCGAAGAGGGCACCGGCAACCTGATCGAATCGCCCAAGTCCATGTTCGGCTTCAAGCTGGACAGCCGCGTGCGCAAGACCATCGTCAGCATCGCGGCACACATCCTCGAGCACGTCCGGCTGGTCGCGACCCGCCAGTTCGGCACCCCGGTGCGCGAGGCGGTCATTGGCCGCCCCGTGGAGTTCCGCAGTTCGATGGGCCCGGCCGGTGGCGACCAGGCCCTGGGCATCCTGCGCGAAGCCGCGGGCGTGGCCGGGTTCGACGCGGTCTCGTTCCTGGAAGAGCCGGCGGCGGCGGCCATGCACTACCACCTGTCCCTGGCGGAGCGGCAGCGCGCCCTCATCGTCGACATCGGCGGCGGTACGACCGACGTGGCCTATGCCGAGCTCGGCGCCGGCGAGGCGCCGGTGATGCATCGCAGCTGGGGCTTGCCGCGCGGCGGCACCGACCTGGACGTGGGGATGAGCCTGCACAGCTTCATGCCGCTGTTCGGCAAGGATGTGTCGGGGGTGCCCGTGCACCATTTCGTGGAAGCGGCGAGCGTGCACAACCTTCCGAAACAGCGCGAATTCCGCAGGCAGGACTACAAGATGGTCGATGAGCCTTTCGCGTCGCGCCTGCGTGCGTTGCAGGGCACGGGTGCGACTACGCGGCTGAACCAGTCCGCGGAGCGCATGAAAATCGAGCTTTCCGGCGCAGGCGAGGCCTCGGCCGCGCTGGACTTCATCGAGCCCGGCCTGGCCAGTGCGGCCGTGTCGGCCGATTTCGACGCGGCCTCGGAAGACTTCCTCGACCGCATGGCGCGCCTGCTCGCCACCGCCGGAACCGACATCGCGGCGGACGCCCCGACCAGCATTTTCCTCACCGGCGGCACCTCCCGCTCGCCGCAAGTTCGTGCGCGCGTCGCAGCCAGCTTCCCGGGCATCCCGGTCGTGCACGGCGACCCCTCGCTAGGTGTCGTTTCCGGACTCGCACAAGCAGCTATTTTGCCAGTTCTGTCAAATGTTTCCGAGCGTTCCTAA